The sequence below is a genomic window from Theobroma cacao cultivar B97-61/B2 chromosome 6, Criollo_cocoa_genome_V2, whole genome shotgun sequence.
GTTTGTGATTAAGTGGGAAATCAACATTCTGGTGATTTCTGTCTGTATGAAACTGTGTATGTGAGCATTTTTAATACCCCTAAAATCCTCTTCAACAGAATGCTTTAATTCTTCCCGATGAGCAGTTTTAGGCTCACTGCAAAAAGGCAGTCTGGTGGAATCCCATTCTCATCAGGGAATACATGCTTCTTGGGCAATCTCTGTTTCATTAGGGAGCAGTGTAATTTCTAATAATTATCCAAAACACTAATAGACAAGCAAGCGAAGCTGAATTTATTCATGATCAAATTACAAAATGTGGTGATCGTGCATTTTCATTGTGATGTCAAATTACATGTCATTCTTGAGCAACCTTATATCGTGCATGTGGTCATAATTATTACTACTAACAACTATCCTATTCATGCTGCCTCTTGTGAGAAAGCATGTGCAAgtcaaaaacaaagcaaaacgTAATTCCAGACCATTCATTAACACTGTACTAAATTGTGTACAATGAGTAATCTTATCAATGCATATACTAATTAGACTACCCTATTATAAATCTATTCATTAcgaacaaaaatgaaaaaggtgTATACTTGTTTATAATATTCATTATATTACAGATTcaatataaaatgtttaaattaattaagtgatTGGATGgaatcattttaaatattcaaaatttattagcCAAAACGTAATTTTTCgtatttaaaatcttaaatttaaaaaaaaattaaatatttagtttgttgattaatacataattttttgtttagagAATTCGAATctcttttttatgattaaaagaaaaacctaaaccccctaaaaaaaaaaaacgcaAAGTGACCCTTTAAAAATACAAAGCagtaaaatacaaaaattcaGACAAGAACAGCCTTACGATATTCGTACGATGTTGATGATacgaaagaaagaaaacgGTGCAATCAATTCTCCCAcgttttttttgttaatccTTGAATTGACAGTACAACAGAAATAATGGAACTCAAATGGAAATTGTATTGTTGACCCTCTTTTGTTTTGGTCGAAGACGGACTTTGCTTTGTTAAAACAGCTGTAGCTTGGCCTTTGTTTATAGGCTAAGGAAACTCCTCATGGCGTTGAAAGTCGTGGGATGGTTGAAATTCGAAGGCGGCAGCGTTGGATTTTTATAATCCCTTTCTCAATAATACCCTGCCTACTACTTTTGATGATATCGCTTCATTCGCTAAAGTTGAAGTTGTACATTTACCAAAAGTAGGGGGACACTAATGGAACCCAAAATATCATGCAGCCGTCTGCCTAGTGCCTTTGCTTCGGAATTGGCTTTTTTTAAATTGCGCAGGCCACGGAGACTTGGGGCTCTTTGCAGCTTTCACTCATTCATCTTTTTGAAATATAACGAAACTTTTTCAACCCATTATGGTTTCTACGGCCAACTATAAAAAGTAACAATTTGGTAAAATGTGAACAATATGTGATATTTTATCATGTCGTTGATTGagttatgaataaaaaattaataatcattgATGATATAaagttaatatatatgtaaataaacACAAGCtacaaaatataaatgatttatatatagtgtaatagttaatttataaattaataataaaaaaaagaatgatcTGTAGCTCTTGCAatttaactatatatatatatataaataaataaatttctaatatatatgcatataaatACAACAATATTGTAGTTAAGTAAAAGAGATGTGGTAGCAATATGATGTCTCTCCAATTTCCTTCATTTAGATGTGTTGGTTAGATCAAGTCTCTTTTCGTGCATTGAATAACtctttttaaagattaaaatagtAGGTGTTTTCTTAATATTCAGCTTAATTTTAGTAAACTAAACCATGGCGGtatgtataaatataattaaggTTTAAATCTCATCAATTACCTTCTTTAATCAATggttttcaatatatatatatatatatatacatcatcaCGTTTTTAGGATTctattatcattaattatggATATTATAGATGTGAAGAATAGTAATTGATGAATGGAAAAATTTTAGTAGTCAATAAAAGGTGATGCAAAGAAGCCAAACTAGGATGTGATGGTACTTGCTACCTTTTCCATAAGGTCCTTAATTACTAGTAATTGCCAAATCAATTATTACTAGAGTTTGCTATCCTTTGCATGGTTAAAGTAAAGGTAGAATTTCGCACACTATATAATTgttcaataatttatttttttttttaaaaaaagaaaaatcattgtCTTTGAGTTGAAATGGTTTCAACCCTTGGCTCCAAAGCTGTGGTCTAACAGCTAGCTGGCACTTTCATCATCCCAAGCTCACATGAGCTCGAGCCCACCTAATGAGCACCAACCAAAAATGATTGAAGCAAGTAATATGGCccaggaaaggaaaaatacttAAACCACTAAAATAACCCAAACCATCCGTGCATCCATAGGTTATTTTAGTGCCATATTTGAAGCACAAATCACCTTTAAAAACACGTCTCCTTTCCCTTGTCTGCTCAACCCTTCCCTTCCCCTTTATATACCCTTCCTCTCCCTCTCTCCCTCTAACCCAAACAAATAATTTCCTCTTCTCTCTTCCTCTCCCTTCACTCTCTCTCCATCTCTCTCAACCCAcaattgaaaaggaaaaaatactAGTAAAAGAAAAGGCAAAATATGGAACAAAATCTACCAGTGATAGCCAAAAGAGTATGGAGCATAGTAAGGGCAGTTCTCTTCATGATGAGAAAAGGGATATCAAAGAGAAAGCTCATGGTTGATCTCAACATGATGCTCAAACGTGGCAAAATCGCTAGCGCCAAAGCCATTGGCAACCTTATGTTCCACCACCACCACAACCACAGCAACCACCACAAAGACCCCCACATCTCATCCTTCATGGCGGCAGCCCAGGAGTACGAGTTCAGCTGCAGCAACACCCCCAACTACATCTTCCCTTTCAACCTCGCtaccaagaagaaaagtagCATTAACAACTACTACCACCATTTCTTCGCGTGCACCCACGCGCCTCCCACTCACGACGACGACGTCGCGACGGTGAACGCTGTTAAGGTTGTGTTGGAGATGTTCAACAACAATGACAGCAACATGGTGGTGGAAGCCTCCCCTATGTTACCAGGGTTCGGGCAAACTCCATTGGCCAGGCAACTTAGGATAACGGACTCTCCTTTTCCTTTGAGAGATGTCGACGAAGACAATGGCTACGTAGACAAGGCTGCCGAGGATTTCATAAACAGGTTTTACAAGGATTTGAAGCAGCAAAATAAGAGAATGGCTGAGTTATAAGGGAACTCTTTGTTGGTGCATGTTCATGTTTCAAGTTTATGGTTAATTACTTTGgggttttaattttgttgttgatataacaaataaaagaaaactataagaaaaaaagacaTGCAATTTTcagtttattttccttttttttttgttttgatcttATGTTAAAAACAGTTTATGTTTAtcatgaaaaattaatgtaataTCAATGAGAAGTACTGTACACTACAGGGAATTTgaagcttaattaattaattagccGTTTCAAGTAtatccttttttatttctttttaaattttgttcgACTATACAACGTAAATGATGAACAAAATTCTCAGCCAAATTAAAATCCTTCAAGGTTAAGTTATAAACATGTTAAGTATGATTTTTTGTGGTTTTCTGaatataaaaatcttttttctttttatagttacaagcttttatttttctttgtcatgGGGTTTTGTGCTTTTAACCTAAATTTTGAGCTTGAGGCAGATATATGGGTGGCAGGCAAGATCTAATAAATTACAACGTTCAATTTGGTGACATTTCATCGTattggtttttatttatttaattattttccaaggaaggagacgaaagaagaaatgaatgGTTGCGAATTCCATGAAACCTTGATTAAATATAGAAACTGCATCGCTTTTACAGCCTGATCAAATCGCTACCACTTTGGTTTTAATGTCCTGATGTGATCCCACTAAACTAAAGTAAACTTAGAGCTGGACCCTCCTCCATATTCAACTTTTTCCCCCAAATCACTTTTgcttttttagattttttcttttcagtaTCTTATTTCAAAAGTTTTGTGACCAAAAGCAAACCACAATTGGGCTTAGCCTCGTTTTGCTTTGCCAATTATTGAATTACAATTGGTAGTGGTTGGCAATAAAGTTTGCTGAAGCGCACAccaaaaaataatggaaaagaaaacaaataatcaaggggcaaaaaagaaaaacgaggTGTGGGGAAGATTAAAGTTCAAAGGGTGCCGATCAACTAAAGTATAATCCAGCCACCTCgtgaatcaaatcaaaattttcaatagatTTCGACTAAATCCTTTTATTAtgttataagaaaaaaagggtttATTGGCTAATGAGAGGGGGAGATCACATAAGCTATGTCCTAAATTTTTTCTCCATGAAACTCGTGAAATTATAGAAGTTAAATCCTTTGTATCAGAAACATACAAACTAGGTAACGcatgtgtgtatatatataaatctgTATATATCTATGTATTGTATcttaattttgtaaaattattaatgtaCTATATATATGCgctataaataataaatttaaaattttgaaaaactcGAATTGTTTTGCAATTTGTTCAGCTCTTAAATACTAAAATACTTAATGCAACTCAATTTCTGTATTAATCCCCTTATTGAGAGCTTGTTggataataaataattagtggagtttttttagtttaattttaaatagcATGAGGTTTGAAGGAATACTTTAAGCAAAGGGAAAAGCCAACCCTTGCAATAGTTTTCACTTGAGAATGTGCTTATAAGCTGGCacacaaaagaaaagttaagtTGGACTAACTCCGCTTGACTTTATTGTACGTACAATTAATGCAAAAAATCTTGTTTGGGATATCCAACCATAACAGACCACCTAagcttgaagaagaaaaatgcgAAGCaagtaatttatatttaagCCGCAATTGATACCGCTGTTACTATATCTATAATATATGctatatacatttcttattgGAGgtgttattatggatttccagttatttatttattttttttaaaaaaaagaacctACAATCAAACTCACTCTCTGTATATATTTTTACCATATTGTGGACCTACATGGATTAGTTTTGGCACAGAATCACAGACGAAACTGGCATATGCATGGCTAAATGTCTATAGGAAACTCACCTATCGCTAGtgaagaaaaggagaaaaaaaaaatgtcttTTCTGGTAAACGAATCTTATTTGCATGTGCCATATTTAACGAGGACTGCCTGCATGCTCCTATCCCACGTAATTACTATTAATTTCATCAACATATATACTTCCAACCCCTTCCCCAACACACATTCTtacttaccttttttttttttctttttgtaagaATTTATAACATcagtaaaaagtaaaaaaaaaaaaagtagatcGTAGAAAATAATGAGAAAGGCAGAAAACTAATAGAGAAAATCATGAGCTGTGGTGCTTTGTAATTACTTGCGGGCAAGATCTTTGATGTTGGTAAGTGTGGTGGGCAAGATCTATACATTTCcagagttttattttaaaaaaaactttattaaTTTGCATGGAAATTGAAAATAGATGGTGGCGCTCTCAAACTCTTATGAAAGGCCAAAAGGTTTAGGTAATGTGTTAGGTGAAACGTGGGGAAGCATGGCAACTTGCGGGACAGATGTCACGTTTTGAACTTACCTTCATCTTCCTTTTTGACATGCTTGCTTCACTTGTAGTTTTCACTTCAAACTTTTATCcccattattttaattttatatgctTTACTTCTCCAAAGCAACTTCGTATTTGCCTTATGAGGGTGGTATAGGGCTTTCATTCTTTTGATTTggagaaagaagaatttgTTCTTCCATGTGTCAAAATCGTTACATTGAGtataattaagtaattaaaaattaataccAATTATGTATGTACTATTTGATAGCTACACAAATTGCTTTGATTCTTTAGTTTTtcagaaaagcaaaaaaaaaaaagaagaatgccTTGTATACATACAATAGTTAATtactatttgtttttatttctaaatgaTAAAAGTTAAGTACTTAAAGGTGATAATTTAGTAGAAGCTAAATTTATTTGCGaacataaagaaaagaaacattcAAATCCATTAATAATTATTCTCGAGAAAttatcagttttttttttttgcattattttcaattaatatacTTAAAAAGGACTTCCAAATGATAAGTCATAGAGCTCCATTTATCTTGTCTTGATGTTACAAGTCAATATcataattcaagcttatttgATGATTGATGTAGATATTTAACATTCGGGCCCATTAATTTGTCCAAATGTTGAATCGAACTCTGCAAAAATGTGAGTGAATGGCTGgcaaatttataaaaaaataattgtttagATTCAAGTCGAGATATGTCattaattaacaatttaattaaaagaaaattacaattcAATTGTCGCACTCCTACTCATTTTTAATACGTCCACATTTGATACTTAAATCTCTCATTGGAATTTCTGTTTGAGAATTTTTGTCATGTTTTACTTGGAAGTAGTGCACTAGTCAAAATGATCCTAGCAAGTATCCAAAGGAAGCAAAACCTTTAGCAAAAGTTACCATGTAAAGTAATCTACTTCATacatatgaaattaattttacttCTTTTATATTGACTTCATGCGGTTTAGTGACCAGTTCTTTGTTCTCTACCGAGGgtctaattattttatatttttagcaaTATATGTCAACCTAATTAAGCCAGGGTTATTCTTCTGTctcctaataaaataaaaacccaAATTTAGAATCATAAGAAGGCGTGATTTTTCAAACTTAGGATCTTGAGGCATACTTTGATTTAGGAATTTCAACTCTAAAATATACTCCAATGCATATATAAATCCGACCTTACATAAAATTGCGATATTCAATGCGTGATTATTGTTTCAATCaaagtatatataattgataTTGAGTTATCAATTCGATgacttttcatatttataaaCAACAGTTATATCATTATAAAATTAGATTGAGAAAAATAGTGATAATGGAGTTTAACGtttcaattaaatatataaataaaaaatttaattcgtGTTGCGAGGATGATTTGATGGTTAGAATAcaaaatcttaatttaaaaatgtcaaaatcatattaaaaaaaggtgagatttataaataaaaaaaaatacattctttaatttatatatttcaagCTCCATGGATTTTTTAACGTGCATATAGCCGACAAGACATCTCTTAACCATATTCCTAGAAAAGACTTTACCATATATAAATCCCGCAAAGTAATGTGAGAGGACATATAAAAAGAACcccaatataattttttttttgttcttttatttgaatttcacAAATTCGTGTAATGAGGCATGCCGATGTGCATTTTTATGATTGGAGCTTTGTATCATATGCCAAAAAGAGTGTTACTTTTATCCATtatcattaaagaaaagatgatATCATTGGCCCTGGAGATCTTAATAGAATTGAAACAAGGTGCCTTATGCTGGGTAGATTGCTTCCAAAAACCATGAGCTTGGAAGTATCCAGGAAGCAGGTACTTTGGGAAAGTGGCAACAAGGAGAGGCTTTGTGAAAAGTTCAATTTCTTTCATGCCAAGCTTTCTCTACCAAGTCCAATATCTCTCCCACTAGCAAAAGTAGAACTCCTCTTATAATAATTCAAGCACGCTCTCACTTCTATTCCATCTCTCATGTATGAGTATATGgccatgcatgcatgcatacATAATACATGCCACTTCACATCAATGCTCATTATCATCTAGCCAAATAATTGCTTATTAACTTGTCCCTCAtgactttcaaaaaaaaaaaaaacttgtccCTCATGACAAACTATAATATAGAATATGACAATGTCGACCTAGATtataatattcataataatgttaatgatttta
It includes:
- the LOC18596007 gene encoding uncharacterized protein LOC18596007, which codes for MEQNLPVIAKRVWSIVRAVLFMMRKGISKRKLMVDLNMMLKRGKIASAKAIGNLMFHHHHNHSNHHKDPHISSFMAAAQEYEFSCSNTPNYIFPFNLATKKKSSINNYYHHFFACTHAPPTHDDDVATVNAVKVVLEMFNNNDSNMVVEASPMLPGFGQTPLARQLRITDSPFPLRDVDEDNGYVDKAAEDFINRFYKDLKQQNKRMAEL